ATTTCTGCTGACCATAAATTTTGGATAGTCTTAATTTGCTTTTTTACATCGGCAAGGTTGTTGCGTAGGGATTGCCACTCCTCTTCGTCTTCACAACCAGCGGCACGTAAAGAAGCAGCTTCTTCATAGAGACTCTTCAGACGAAGATTCTGCTCTTTCATATCAGCATTAAATGAAGCTATCCCAAATAAATTATCAGCAACAACTCCGGACTGTTCTAAAGACGCTGCTTTCTCAGAAATCGTTAAAGCTAGGCCTGGCATACAGCAAGCCATAGTTGACAATCCAAAAAAACAAACTAAAGGACTCCGCAAAAAGCGCATTTATGATCCCCCACCACGATTGGTTACATCACCACCTACAAGCATGGGCCTCCCAGAAGACGTTTCCGCTTTAGAAACAGCTCCTGAATCAAAACCCTGCTTTAATGGCAACGTCACGGACTCTACTAAAGTTCTTTGTGCGTTAAATACGTGACCACGCAACACAAACCCCCTCGAGTCTTTTTCTATTTTATCAAAAACCAACAAAGGTCCTTGAGTCTTCCCTGAAAGATAATCTTCCAGTTGTTCTTTGCGCACGATCTTCTCCCAACTCTCTCCTGCATAGACAATCCAATCATCCGGGGAAAGAATCATTCTCTGACCACCAGCTTGTACAATAGGGCGTGACCAAGAGCGCATTCCTACAAATTCAAATTCTTTAACTATCTCTGCTATCTCTATAGAAGAGCTCGCACTCTTCACCAAACTCATAGACTGTCGAGAGGTCCCTCCCACATTCCAAAGTTCGATAACCATCATCTTATCGTCGATCTTCTTAACTTCTAAAAGAGATGCCCGCGCACTCTCTCCTTGAAACTCTCCGCATGTCTGCCAGCGGTTCCCATCCCAAAGTAAAATATCACCAACAGCAAGATAGCGACTGTAATTTTCACCTGACAAAGCAACAAAGTCGACTCGCTCCTTACCGGCCTTATCAGCATAATCCGCTCCCCCATGCATCAGGAGAAACTTATCCGAGCCTATACGACGAATCTTTTGCTTCACTGGGAAGCTTGCATCCACACGAACGCCGCCAATTTCCCAAACTTCCAAACCCTTAGCAGGAGCTGTTAAATACAGGACCTCTCTTTCCTTAGGAGAGGTCACTATCTCCCTATTTACCCCTATTAGACGGACCCGCACTTCTACACGATTTTCCACACTAGAAGGACGACACTCTAGCCACAAGTCTGTGGGCTTGCCCCCAGGACTAAAGGTAAATAATGTTCCCTCAGAAGAGGGGCTCGCCTGTAAATATATTTTTTCATTAGCGCTGGCAGCACAACGATCTTTTGAAGAGGCCAGCTCCAAGAAAAACTTTCCTCCAAAAGCATCGGGGCGCTTGTTGCTTCCCAAAAACACAACTTCCTGTCTAAGGTCGGGCAACCGCTCTCTTAGCTCTGGAAAGTCTAAAGACCAAATCCCTGAGGAGATGCCCTGGGCCTGAGGAAAAGCCTGTTGCTTTTCTTTACCGCCATCATATTTCAAAGAAATACTATATAGGTTTTCCACTCTATTCGGGGCTCCACATACCATACAGAGAAAAGCAGCAATACTTATGAGGCTATATCCTATCGAAAAAAGCTGATGCATGGTGGAAACAAGCTAAAAATAAAGTTATAAGATAACCGATTAGAGAAAAAAAATCAATTTATACAAACAAAAGCGTCAATGTTTAACATTAAAAAATAATTAAACCCTGAATGAATACTTTTATAAGAAAACTAACTCTGCGGACACTGGACGGTCGGTTAAACTAAAATTTTTATTCCCCTCTATAAGCAGGGTATCTTCAATACGAATACCGCCGACTCCTGGGAAATAGACCCCGGGCTCTACGGTGACCGTCATACCTGTTTCTAAGACGGTTGTTCCTGATTTTGGAGACAGGACAGGGTGTTCGTGAATATTTCTGCCGACACCATGGCCTACGCCGTGGCAGAAATATTGTTCCAGATCGTATTTTCTTAAAATACGAGCAGCTTCTTCATGAATATCCAGGCAGGGAACTCCTGCCTGACAGAGCTGTATAGCAGATTTTTGAGCTTCAACTACTGCGGGATAGCTTTCAACAAGCCGAGAATCGGGTCGTCCCCAAGCTATCGTACGAGACATATCAGAGCAGTACCCTTGGTATAAAACTCCTATATCAATCAGGATGATGTCTCCCTTACGCAACACGCGATCTGTAGGCACGGCATGAGGAAAGGCCGCGTGCTCTCCAAAAGCAATAATAGGAGAAAATGAAGTGCCTTCAGCGCCTGCTTTAGCCCAAAATACACGCAAAAGCCGCGCGACTTCTTTTTCACTTATTCCCTCTTGCAATATGGAGAGCACATGATCATATCCTTCCGAACCAAGAGTTGCCGCCTGACGCATTTTTTCTATTTCGTCTGCGGATTTTCTACTACGTAGTTTCTCAGAAAATAACGTCATGGGTATC
This window of the Chlamydia sp. BM-2023 genome carries:
- a CDS encoding aminopeptidase P family protein, yielding MFQDRIERAQAALKDYNVDAFIIERSEDIAYFLDDQANTGTLLIGRNEAVFFVYRMDKDIYANVKGASLVFCDKNIAEFLIPYLETTDYQTIGFDSLHTSFHKYQERENAPCSWIPMTLFSEKLRSRKSADEIEKMRQAATLGSEGYDHVLSILQEGISEKEVARLLRVFWAKAGAEGTSFSPIIAFGEHAAFPHAVPTDRVLRKGDIILIDIGVLYQGYCSDMSRTIAWGRPDSRLVESYPAVVEAQKSAIQLCQAGVPCLDIHEEAARILRKYDLEQYFCHGVGHGVGRNIHEHPVLSPKSGTTVLETGMTVTVEPGVYFPGVGGIRIEDTLLIEGNKNFSLTDRPVSAELVFL